TTAATCATGCATGTTGTCCTGTCAATGAAGGAAGGTGAAACCTTAGTTGGTTGAATATTTCTGACCGAGTTTGTCAGTGTCTGTTGCTTCATTGCAGAAACATAGGACTCTTTCACACAGACTACATTATTTCCATTTCACTGGATAGCTGTAAAGCTTGATCTGCTGCTAACTATTACAAAATGACAGTGTCCACTCTCCTGGCCCTGTTCTGCAGGTGTGGTTTCATGTTATGTCTTTCTACTAACCTGGTGGTGTGGATGACAACGGTCACAGAAGAGTCACTGCACCAGACTGTGTATCCCGATGAGAGGAACAAGTCCCACATGCATTCTGTAACCGCAGAAGGTATAATTTCACAATTTTTCACTAATTCTTGGGCAAATGTAACCCCCAGTAGCGTTCAAAAGAGGAGTCTCAAATTCAAATCATGACGGGACCACGGACTAGTCCCAAGGGAGCGTGAGAgaagtttataaaaaaaaaaatggtataaTGATAATTAACTCCTAAACAGCATGCAGGATGCCACCAATAAACATGCTGACATGGATGAGTGGTTTGGTAACGGCAGTATAGCTTTctgaatgggggggtggggtatgGAGCCATTACAATAACTTGCCGACTGAGGTGGGGGTTTGGTACTGGTTGTATAACTTGCCGACCAGGGTGGGGGTTTGGTGTGGGTGGTATAACTTGCTTACCAAGGTAGGGGCTTTGGTACCAGTGGTATAACTACAAGTGAGAGGgcatgtgggggtggggatggatGAGCAGAATATACAGATGATACATGAAAGATAAGTTGAGCAAACAATCAGTGTCCGCTATCTTAGCCGCAATGTTTGCTTCGCCAATGGTAATTAAAATACCTTTCTGGTCACTGCAGCTGACAACAGCAACGGGAGCTGCAAGTGCAGCCACACAGCTTGCGGGATCTTCAAGCAGGCCTACTACTACCTGTATCCCTTCAACATTGAGTACAGCCTCTTTGCTGCCACCATGATGTACGTCATGTGGAAGAACGTGGGCAGGCTGATGGATGCCCATGCACATCATCAACACACGCATCGCCTCCACCTCAAGGGCATCCTGGCTGGGCCAGTGGGGGGGATAATCATGCTGGTGACTGGCATTGCTACCTTTGTTTATTATGATGTGAAGGTCTCAGAGAACAGTGACGAAGCTCTGATGCTGCACTACATGGTAAACACGGTGGTCGTTTCTCTCATGTCTCTAACCACCCTTGTTGGCTGTGTCATCTACTGGCTGGATGAGAGGAACCATGTGTTGGAGAAGAACCCGTCACGTAGCCTGGATGTGGGCCTGCTCTTAGGTGCCTCCCTCGGCAGCTTCCTCATCTGTTACTTCAATGTGGTAGCTGTGATAGCCTCAGGAAAAACTGAGACCCTCAATGCAGTCAACCTTGCCTGCTCGCTGGTCACTATCCTGCAGCTCATCCTGCAGAATGTTTTCATCATCGAGGGGCTCCACCGGGAGCCTTTCAAGGAGACCCATGCAAGTCCTATATTTTCCAACCCTCACGCCCTCCACGCCAACCAGGAGGTGCACCAACGGCAGAGCACAAGGAGGAGCACTGTGGTAATCATCACTGCAGGCATGCACATGCCTGTAGCCCTGGGACTGTGCTGGAAAAGGCGGGTCCTCAAGGAAATATGCGTCTTCCTTCTGCTTTGCAACATTCTGGTAAGTGCCTCTCCTGGTCTCCTCAAAAGCCAACAGGCTCCATTTGTTTTGTCATCCTCATCGTTGTCTGTCTTCCTACAGCTCTGGATCATGCCAGCCTTTGGCGCCCGTCCCCAGTTCAACAACCCTCTTGGGTTCGACTTTTACAGCGTCACCACCTGGGCAGCCGTTGTGAACATCGGCCTCCCCTTCAGTATCTTCTACCGCATGCACTCAGTGGCCAGTCTCTTTGAGGTGTACCTTATCTCATGATAGTCTGCACTCTTGAAAACACGAAGGAATCATGCTGACCTTCATTATATTGTGGTCAGATTTTTAAgcatttctttgtctttttttgaTTTGCTTGGTTATATACGGTCAGCACTGCTGCAATGCGTCTGTCATTTCGTCTTGGAGCAGCTTGTGACAGACTCTCACGTCACTTACGAAAGTGTTCATGGATGAGGGGGGTTTCTGCAAGGAGCCGAGGTTTTAAAGCTCACCTGCGAAGCACTTTATTCTCAAGAACAAGTTACTGTGTAAGGAAAGAGGACCCTTTTGTTTGTGGTTCTTCACATTACAATTCTATCAAACTCATAGTTATCCATGGTGTGTGTCAGATTCCCAATTGTACCCTGACCTTTTACAAGCGCTATGGACTCGAGTTCAGTTTTTGAGCAATCTGAGTCACATGGTATTAAACTGTCCATTTCCACATTTGTGGGAAAAGGCAAAATACCTTTTATGTAGTTCAAAGTTCATGCATATTGCAAGTGGAGGTAGAACTCCCAGCCTATGACGCAGGTCTTACAATAAGTCCTCCACAGGCGTCACATGTCCAAGGACACTTTCTAAGAAGTGCTGCTCGTGGGAAAAATCTAAGTGATATGGCCTTCCGTCTCCAACCGCCCAAGGATGTGGGAGCTCCAGGGAGGGGCAGAGGGGACGGCCGTGACATCAGTGGGCCGGTCGTCACGCTGGGAGGGGAGGGTGGGGATGCCGATTGTCTCATTGAAAAGTCATAAAGTAGCCAATGAATAACTTCGGGGAGCAATTTGAGAAGAAGAAAAGACAAAGACAGGAAAACTTCGGAAGGATTTCCACAAGAAGTGGTTACATTCTCCTGAAGGTGTTTGGGCTCTTTGGAGACTTCTATGCAGACTGGATGTTTTTGGTTTAATTAAGAAGGCATTAAGCGTAAATCTAAAATCGCTTTTTATTAGTCTGTGTGGTAAAAAATGTTTACAGGGGATCATATGCAATGTATATAAGGGTATTAGGTGCCATTGTTTTTTATACAATGTTGCATTGGACATTTTGACTAATTTCACTCTGGGGTGAATTATAAGGCTTTGAAGTTTTCTGATTATCACAGAACAACTCGGCAGGGTGGTCCATCACTGTGATAGACTCCCTCCATAAATAATAAAGCAATCATTTGCCAATCATGCTTTTGTCATATTTCTTCACCGTTTACTTAGGTCTAAGTCACATCAGTAACATCTTGTTGTAGAAATTTATGAAGCTGTAATCCACTGCTGTCCCTTCATTTCTGCAACACAGTTTTAACCTTGTGTGAGCTCTTTGGTAATTAATGAGGGCTTGCTCTCTGCGATGGAATGGTAGCTTTTCAATAATCCACGTGATGTGCTTCTAGAGAGTGTACATTTATCTTCTACGCAGTCTTTGCACCATCCAAACAGGAAATGATTAACAGTAATCTGCAAGCGAAGTCCTGCCTTAGTCTGAAATAGACTGTGGTGCTGCAGTATGTTAAAATATCCGTCTGGGTTAATTTTGAAAGTCAACTTTTATATCGAACCCCACAGGACTGAACAGGTTcatgtgtgccccccccccccccccccaaagtcagGAGAAACCAGACCCGGAAGAACAGAAAGTCGTCACCCCACTGGCCTTATGGGTCAAAAGTCGGGCGCAATCTTTGATAGCAATCCTGTACTTGTGAGTTAGGCTGTTTACTGTACACAAACACGGCAATATAAACATATTAAAAACTGTGACATGTGATACTGTACCTGAGAGCTCATAAACCTAGTTAATGAGTAATATAGATTGCATGTCTTTAAAGCAATGGCAGGTCTGTCATACACACTTAATAAAGAgtaaacgaggaaacacagacCAACCCGTATAGCATGACATTTTCATGAAATCCAATGCTCCCCAGAAATTCAGGAAATAATCTTATATATCTCTGGTACACACGTATTCAGTGACAAACACAGGCAGTAATGTCATGCGATGAAAAGGAGTGCAGTTAATGGGCTTCCCACCAAAGTGGATAAGTAGCTTGTCATCCCAGCAGCTCCTCCAAGCTGGAGTCAAACAGTTAACAAGGTGCTACATTCTGAGAATTTTATATGGTGAAACACACCTTTTAAGGCAATGAAATCCTAAACTTGGATTCTAGGCATGCAGGCATCACAAAAACGTACAAGCTGGACTGAAATTCATTATCAGGAAACGTTACAAGACAATGGCTCCTATAGCTAATTCATAATTTATTACATTTCACATAAATAAAGTTACTGAACTGCAACAAATGCGCTATTATATACATGGGATGTTCAAATAATCCAAAATTATGCGAAAATCAGGTGAGCATGTGGGTCATATATGACTATATTACACAGATGTCCACAGAAATCAGCTGCAAAAAGGAAATGTGAGATGAGGTGGCCTCATCTctaaaatgttctcctggccATCTTGCCTTTTTGGACCATCATTGCAGAAGTGCCAATACACTTCAACATCTGTAGGATCTGGCCTTCAGTCCTCCCCCACCTGAGACCTTTGACCTTGAACAAAAGAGCAAATTAGAAGCCGGGCAACAAGTATGACATTGGGCCAGCAGCATTTAGCAGAATTAATAACGTGAGGAGACGAGGTCCGGGAGCAAATGGAGTGATACCTACTCAGTCCAGCCAATAGTCCCCCAGGAATTTCTCTACACCCTTTGGATCTCAAACAGGCGAACATCTGTGTCATACCAGATTGGAGGATCCACGTTCCTACAGTGACACGACAACAGGTATCACTGAATCAACACAGAGTCATGGATCATTTTATACCACAAGAGCACCCCCTCCTGGCACTATTTGATATCTCTCAGTGCAGGCATTTACCGAAGCATCTATCAAGCAGACTGGCTTGATAAATGGACTGGACTTCATACCAGTGAACAACAGCTGAAAGTGGCTTTTTCAGCTATACAGACTCAGGACGAGGCTTGCCATGTATACAGGTTTGAATAttttaagtaaataaaaataaactcagTGGCTCTTCCCAGCCCTCAGCTGTGCGCACCTCAGGTAGACCACTCCCCACGTGTAGGTGCGGAACCACATGGTGGTGCCGGCATTGGCCTGGTACTTCCGGATCAGGATGGGGTGCGGGACGGGCAGGAGACCGACCAGCGTGCCATGTTGGAGGAACTTCAGGATTTCCGACTCATCAGTCAGACCCCTAGACGAGGGACACAAATCTTGCATGGACTGGCGCTCACAATAATGAGCTCGAAGGGAAGCCTTAAACCAGGAGTAAGGCAATGATTAGCCTGCATTGTACAGCATTTTTCTACCTTACTGGTATATCAATGTACTGTCTAAATACTTTCAGACTATCGAGGCCCATTGTGGCAATACATATAAGACCTTCAGGAGTGCTTTCTCCAGTTTTTTCTGTATGATTAAATTCAACCCGTCATCACTCAGCCTGTTAGATCTTCACAAAAAGCCTCACTTGTCAATGCAGATCTTCTCAACCTGGGGAACCAGCACCTGCAGTAGGCGAAGGATTGTCTGTAGGGGAAGCTGGCTCTTCCAGGAAAGCACCTGTCAGGAAGGAGAGTGtaccacagctccggtcaggcATCCACTCTGGTTGCCGAGGGAAACGCCTCTGCATGTGCATGACTTGGATACAGGACCTCACCCAGTCTGGCGTGGGGGTCCAGCTGCAGGTGGACGTCACAGCAGGAAGATTCTGCTccatctctgtgtcactgtagaAGACATCCTGAGAGGCAGACACACACCAACGGCTCTTAGTGCATATGAACATACCCATTTGTATTTAGATAAATGGCTACACCTGTACTTCAGCTACACCCTGTGCAGCTCCTTCACCTCATTGTCCTGTGCCAAATTAGACTCGGTGTCGCTACCACTGGCCACACCAGCATGGCTCGAAGGGGGGGTCTGAGGAATGTCAGATGGCTGAAGCGAGATCGTGACCCGTCCCT
This genomic window from Paramormyrops kingsleyae isolate MSU_618 chromosome 22, PKINGS_0.4, whole genome shotgun sequence contains:
- the otop2 gene encoding proton channel OTOP2, whose translation is MPAGDLGEKVHRSPRLAPSTSEATIREQGHKRGCLLSGIICTNILFLVSALVSSTVFNPKGVSSIHLQGFLSALILLTTAWIIYYMGYVANEDRAVLYKDAHAGPIWLRGGLVLFGGCSLIMDVFKIANYVGYMHCESPMMVVYPAVQAVFILVQTYFLWFHAKDCVQLQRNVTRCGFMLCLSTNLVVWMTTVTEESLHQTVYPDERNKSHMHSVTAEADNSNGSCKCSHTACGIFKQAYYYLYPFNIEYSLFAATMMYVMWKNVGRLMDAHAHHQHTHRLHLKGILAGPVGGIIMLVTGIATFVYYDVKVSENSDEALMLHYMVNTVVVSLMSLTTLVGCVIYWLDERNHVLEKNPSRSLDVGLLLGASLGSFLICYFNVVAVIASGKTETLNAVNLACSLVTILQLILQNVFIIEGLHREPFKETHASPIFSNPHALHANQEVHQRQSTRRSTVVIITAGMHMPVALGLCWKRRVLKEICVFLLLCNILLWIMPAFGARPQFNNPLGFDFYSVTTWAAVVNIGLPFSIFYRMHSVASLFEVYLIS